The Candidatus Dormiibacterota bacterium genome has a window encoding:
- a CDS encoding ATP-binding protein: protein MRDEHLAALKARYATALRDYLGDPGESALHHAYELGRRAIVDGLGVIDVIALHQEAQGKVLEEQKAPESCVSAVEGSARFLTESLSPFEMTHRSFQDAVAALRRLNEMLEEEARRIAHALHDEAGQLLVAVHLAVKEVADGLPPRARDRLIGIRAPLDEIERHLRRLSHELRPTILDDLGLVPALEFLVQGVSERAGIPIAVEGPKSPRLPAPVEVAMYRVVQEAVRNATKHAVANRVDIRLAVLADEVRCSVKDDGRGFDVPATLNRKGDRGLGLIGMRERLNALNGQLTIDSSRGRGTEIRITIPLGEHHADPGSARG, encoded by the coding sequence ATGAGAGACGAACACCTCGCGGCCCTCAAGGCCCGGTACGCCACGGCGCTGCGGGACTATCTTGGAGACCCCGGCGAGTCGGCGCTGCACCACGCCTACGAGCTCGGACGCCGGGCGATCGTGGACGGCCTCGGAGTCATCGACGTGATCGCCCTGCATCAGGAGGCCCAGGGCAAGGTTCTCGAGGAGCAGAAGGCGCCGGAATCGTGCGTGAGCGCGGTCGAGGGCTCTGCCCGCTTCCTGACGGAGAGCCTGTCACCGTTCGAGATGACGCACCGCAGTTTCCAGGACGCGGTCGCGGCGCTGCGTCGCCTGAACGAGATGCTGGAGGAGGAGGCCCGAAGGATCGCGCACGCGCTGCATGACGAGGCGGGACAGCTCCTCGTCGCGGTCCACCTGGCGGTGAAGGAGGTGGCCGACGGCCTGCCCCCGCGCGCCCGCGACCGCCTGATCGGAATCCGCGCTCCGCTGGATGAGATCGAAAGGCACCTGCGGCGGCTGTCGCACGAGCTCCGCCCGACGATCCTGGACGACCTCGGGCTCGTCCCGGCGCTGGAGTTCCTGGTCCAGGGAGTCAGCGAGAGGGCGGGCATCCCGATCGCCGTGGAGGGCCCCAAATCGCCCCGCCTGCCGGCCCCGGTCGAGGTGGCCATGTACCGGGTCGTGCAGGAGGCCGTGCGGAACGCCACGAAGCACGCCGTGGCGAACCGCGTCGACATCCGTCTCGCCGTCCTGGCGGACGAGGTCCGCTGCTCGGTCAAGGACGACGGCCGCGGCTTCGACGTCCCCGCGACGCTCAACCGCAAGGGGGACCGCGGCCTGGGGTTGATCGGAATGCGCGAGCGTCTCAACGCGCTGAACGGGCAGCTGACAATCGATTCGTCCCGGGGGCGCGGGACGGAGATACGCATCACCATTCCCTTGGGAGAACACCATGCCGATCCAGGTTCTGCTCGCGGATGA
- a CDS encoding anti-sigma regulatory factor — MKDETKIAIQGDQDLVAARQKGRALAQQLGFSNSNLTLIATAISELARNILLYAKTGEMTLGVLQDNGREGIVVVARDSGPGISDIPRAMQMGYSTSGSLGLGLPGVKRLMDDFEIVSKVGKGTTVTATKWKR, encoded by the coding sequence TTGAAGGACGAGACGAAGATCGCGATCCAGGGGGATCAGGACCTCGTGGCGGCCCGCCAGAAGGGACGGGCCCTGGCGCAGCAGCTGGGGTTCTCCAACAGCAATCTCACCCTCATCGCCACGGCGATTTCGGAGCTGGCGCGGAACATCCTTCTTTACGCGAAGACGGGCGAGATGACACTGGGCGTCCTGCAGGACAACGGCCGGGAGGGCATCGTGGTCGTGGCCCGGGACTCGGGCCCCGGAATCTCCGACATCCCGCGCGCCATGCAGATGGGGTATTCGACCTCGGGCAGCCTGGGACTCGGCCTGCCGGGAGTGAAACGGCTGATGGACGACTTCGAGATCGTCTCCAAGGTGGGCAAGGGGACGACGGTGACGGCGACCAAATGGAAGCGCTGA
- a CDS encoding SpoIIE family protein phosphatase — translation MEALKRTRLAWSVASRARAGETESGDRCVVTEQTDGALLAVADGLGHGTEAALAADLAVRTVERYAADPLIEIVKRCHQSLLRTRGVALSLARWDARDRVLTWIGVGNVEGLLLHSNGGAAPASDRLVLRGGVVGVRLPALLVAPVVVTGTGLLALATDGISGGFDKEIVLSGRPEPMADQILARHSRSADDAMVLVARLEG, via the coding sequence ATGGAAGCGCTGAAACGGACGCGCCTCGCCTGGAGCGTGGCCAGCAGGGCGCGGGCCGGCGAGACGGAGTCGGGTGACCGATGCGTCGTCACCGAACAGACGGACGGCGCGCTCCTGGCGGTGGCGGACGGGCTCGGCCACGGGACCGAGGCGGCGCTGGCGGCGGACCTGGCGGTGCGGACGGTGGAGCGCTACGCCGCGGATCCCCTGATCGAGATCGTCAAGCGCTGTCATCAGAGTCTGCTCCGGACGCGCGGCGTGGCGCTGAGCCTGGCGCGCTGGGACGCCCGGGATCGCGTGCTGACCTGGATCGGCGTGGGAAACGTCGAGGGGCTCCTGCTGCATTCCAATGGAGGAGCGGCTCCCGCGAGCGACCGTCTGGTCCTGCGGGGCGGCGTCGTGGGCGTCCGGCTGCCGGCCCTTCTCGTCGCTCCGGTGGTCGTCACCGGGACGGGCCTGCTCGCTCTTGCGACCGACGGCATCTCGGGCGGCTTCGACAAGGAGATCGTCCTGTCGGGCCGGCCGGAGCCCATGGCGGATCAGATCCTGGCCAGACACTCGCGGAGCGCGGATGACGCCATGGTCCTGGTCGCGCGGCTCGAGGGATGA
- a CDS encoding STAS domain-containing protein, with protein MKGGRNQAELKTELKQVPSESTTALLRELVSHLRQHRTQLREEWAQRITEARLLTAMTKEEVFAEATSVYDNYVEALETGTFEALQAYARNLSERIIPRGVQTDEVVGIVLLLRDVLARSLFGRYHADFDKLNRILDAYEPAANRIAITVAVGFVQERERTIREQQEAIRELSTPVLQVRERLLILPIIGVIDPQRARQLTEQLLRGIRTNRARVVVIDITGVAAMDSNVANHLVLTVEASRLLGATVIVTGLSPEIAQTLVNIGVDLTKMNTVGDLQGGIEEAERLLGYKVHPVEKPELTE; from the coding sequence ATGAAGGGGGGACGCAACCAGGCGGAACTGAAAACGGAACTGAAACAGGTGCCGTCCGAATCGACCACGGCGCTCCTGCGCGAGCTCGTGTCGCACCTGCGGCAGCACCGGACCCAGCTCCGGGAGGAATGGGCGCAGCGCATCACCGAGGCCAGGCTGCTGACGGCGATGACCAAAGAGGAGGTGTTCGCCGAAGCCACATCGGTCTACGACAACTACGTCGAGGCCCTCGAGACGGGAACCTTCGAAGCGCTGCAGGCTTACGCCCGGAACCTCTCCGAGCGCATCATCCCGCGGGGCGTGCAGACGGACGAGGTCGTCGGAATCGTGCTGCTGCTGCGCGACGTGCTGGCCCGGTCGCTGTTCGGCCGGTATCACGCCGACTTCGACAAGCTCAACAGGATCCTGGATGCCTACGAGCCGGCCGCCAACCGCATCGCCATCACCGTGGCCGTCGGCTTCGTCCAGGAGCGCGAGCGTACCATCCGCGAGCAGCAGGAGGCGATCCGGGAGCTGTCGACCCCCGTCCTCCAGGTCCGCGAGCGGCTCCTGATCCTGCCGATCATCGGCGTCATCGACCCCCAGCGCGCCCGCCAGCTCACCGAGCAGCTCCTGCGCGGCATCCGCACCAACCGCGCCCGGGTCGTGGTCATCGACATCACCGGCGTCGCGGCCATGGACTCGAACGTCGCGAACCACCTTGTCCTCACCGTCGAGGCGTCCCGTCTCCTCGGCGCGACGGTCATCGTCACCGGCCTGTCGCCCGAGATCGCCCAGACGCTCGTGAACATCGGGGTGGATCTCACCAAGATGAACACCGTCGGCGATCTGCAGGGAGGGATCGAGGAGGCGGAGCGGCTCCTGGGCTACAAGGTCCATCCCGTCGAGAAGCCGGAACTGACCGAATAA
- a CDS encoding STAS domain-containing protein, translating into MAVPILKQGAYLIASVQSALTDADLLELRNALVEMVGRYRSRGVIVDVTAMDVMDSFASRTLRDIAHMIRLRGAETVIVGIQPEVAFTMVQLGLTLEGVATALDLEEGLAFLDRGAKKMGRDVGATG; encoded by the coding sequence ATGGCCGTCCCGATTCTCAAGCAAGGCGCCTACCTCATCGCGAGCGTCCAGTCCGCCCTGACCGACGCAGACCTGCTGGAGCTGCGCAACGCCCTGGTCGAGATGGTCGGCCGCTACAGGTCGCGCGGTGTGATCGTGGACGTCACCGCGATGGACGTGATGGATTCCTTCGCCTCGCGGACGCTCCGCGACATCGCCCACATGATCCGGCTGCGCGGCGCCGAGACGGTCATCGTGGGCATCCAGCCTGAGGTGGCCTTCACGATGGTGCAGCTCGGACTCACGCTCGAAGGGGTGGCCACGGCGCTCGATCTCGAGGAGGGCCTCGCGTTCCTGGATCGGGGGGCCAAGAAGATGGGCCGTGATGTGGGCGCGACCGGCTGA